The Callospermophilus lateralis isolate mCalLat2 chromosome 3, mCalLat2.hap1, whole genome shotgun sequence genome has a segment encoding these proteins:
- the Jmjd7 gene encoding bifunctional peptidase and (3S)-lysyl hydroxylase JMJD7 isoform X2, with translation MAAAALDALQRALREFPAAARELSVPLDVPYLDEPPTPLHFYRNWVCPNRPCIIRNALKHWSALQKWSLPYLRATVGSTEVSVAVTPDGYADAVRGDRFVMPAELRLPLSYVLDVLEGQAQHPGVLYVQKQCSNLPTELPQLLSDLEPHVPWASEALGKMPDAVNFWLGEAAAVTSLHKDHYENLYCVVSGEKHFLLHPPSDRPFIPYELYTPAPYQLTEEGTFKMVDEEAMEKVPWIPLDPLAPDLTQYPSYSQAQALRCTVRAGELLYLPSLWFHHVQQSHGCIAVNFWYDMEYDLKYSYFQLLDSLTKAAVLD, from the exons ACCTGGATGAGCCCCCTACTCCACTCCACTTCTATCGGAACTGGGTGTGCCCCAACAGGCCATGCATTATTCGAAATGCCCTGAAGCACTGGTCAGCTCTCCAGAAGTGGTCCCTCCCCTACTTAAG AGCCACAGTTGGTTCCACAGAGGTGAGTGTGGCTGTGACTCCAGACGGTTATGCAGATGCAGTGCGAGGGGACCGCTTTGTAATGCCTGCTGAGCTCCGCCTGCCCCTCAGCTATGTACTGGATGTGCTGGAGGGTCAGGCCCAACACCCAGGAGTCCTCTATGTGCAGAAGCAGTGTTCCAACCTGCCCACTGAGCTGCCCCAACTGCTGTCTGATCTGGAGCCTCATGTACCCTGGGCCTCTGAGGCACTGG GAAAGATGCCTGATGCTGTGAACTTCTGGCTGGGGGAGGCAGCTGCAGTGACATCCT TGCACAAGGACCACTATGAGAACCTGTACTGTGTGGTCTCAGGGGAGAAACACTTTCTGTTACATCCCCCCAGTGACCGGCCCTTCATCCCTTACG AACTGTACACACCTGCACCCTACCAACTAACTGAAGAGGGTACCTTTAAGATGGTGGATGAAGAAGCCATGGAGAAG GTGCCCTGGATCCCACTGGACCCACTGGCTCCAGACTTGACCCAGTACCCCAGTTATAGTCAGGCACAGGCCCTTCGCTGTACTGTGAGGGCTGGTGAGCTGCTCTACCTGCCATCTCTATGGTTCCACCATGTCCAGCAGTCCCATGGCTGCATTGCTG TGAACTTCTGGTATGACATGGAATATGACCTCAAGTACAGTTATTTCCAGCTGCTCGACTCCCTAACTAAGGCTGCAGTCCTTGACTGA
- the Jmjd7 gene encoding bifunctional peptidase and (3S)-lysyl hydroxylase JMJD7 isoform X1: MAAAALDALQRALREFPAAARELSVPLDVPYLDEPPTPLHFYRNWVCPNRPCIIRNALKHWSALQKWSLPYLRATVGSTEVSVAVTPDGYADAVRGDRFVMPAELRLPLSYVLDVLEGQAQHPGVLYVQKQCSNLPTELPQLLSDLEPHVPWASEALGKMPDAVNFWLGEAAAVTSLHKDHYENLYCVVSGEKHFLLHPPSDRPFIPYELYTPAPYQLTEEGTFKMVDEEAMEKVPWIPLDPLAPDLTQYPSYSQAQALRCTVRAGELLYLPSLWFHHVQQSHGCIAGEDTQATQGKALSRPSRASLGEVGGIKRGTLMFRSLFSPQ; this comes from the exons ACCTGGATGAGCCCCCTACTCCACTCCACTTCTATCGGAACTGGGTGTGCCCCAACAGGCCATGCATTATTCGAAATGCCCTGAAGCACTGGTCAGCTCTCCAGAAGTGGTCCCTCCCCTACTTAAG AGCCACAGTTGGTTCCACAGAGGTGAGTGTGGCTGTGACTCCAGACGGTTATGCAGATGCAGTGCGAGGGGACCGCTTTGTAATGCCTGCTGAGCTCCGCCTGCCCCTCAGCTATGTACTGGATGTGCTGGAGGGTCAGGCCCAACACCCAGGAGTCCTCTATGTGCAGAAGCAGTGTTCCAACCTGCCCACTGAGCTGCCCCAACTGCTGTCTGATCTGGAGCCTCATGTACCCTGGGCCTCTGAGGCACTGG GAAAGATGCCTGATGCTGTGAACTTCTGGCTGGGGGAGGCAGCTGCAGTGACATCCT TGCACAAGGACCACTATGAGAACCTGTACTGTGTGGTCTCAGGGGAGAAACACTTTCTGTTACATCCCCCCAGTGACCGGCCCTTCATCCCTTACG AACTGTACACACCTGCACCCTACCAACTAACTGAAGAGGGTACCTTTAAGATGGTGGATGAAGAAGCCATGGAGAAG GTGCCCTGGATCCCACTGGACCCACTGGCTCCAGACTTGACCCAGTACCCCAGTTATAGTCAGGCACAGGCCCTTCGCTGTACTGTGAGGGCTGGTGAGCTGCTCTACCTGCCATCTCTATGGTTCCACCATGTCCAGCAGTCCCATGGCTGCATTGCTGGTGAGGACACACAGGCCACCCAAGGGAAAGCCCTGTCAAGGCCCAGTAGGGCATCTTTGGGAGAGGTTGGGGGGATTAAAAGAGGGACCCTCATGTTCAGATCTCTGTTCTCCCCACAGTGA
- the Jmjd7 gene encoding bifunctional peptidase and (3S)-lysyl hydroxylase JMJD7 isoform X3 — MAAAALDALQRALREFPAAARELSVPLDVPYLDEPPTPLHFYRNWVCPNRPCIIRNALKHWSALQKWSLPYLRATVGSTEVSVAVTPDGYADAVRGDRFVMPAELRLPLSYVLDVLEGQAQHPGVLYVQKQCSNLPTELPQLLSDLEPHVPWASEALVHKDHYENLYCVVSGEKHFLLHPPSDRPFIPYELYTPAPYQLTEEGTFKMVDEEAMEKVPWIPLDPLAPDLTQYPSYSQAQALRCTVRAGELLYLPSLWFHHVQQSHGCIAGEDTQATQGKALSRPSRASLGEVGGIKRGTLMFRSLFSPQ; from the exons ACCTGGATGAGCCCCCTACTCCACTCCACTTCTATCGGAACTGGGTGTGCCCCAACAGGCCATGCATTATTCGAAATGCCCTGAAGCACTGGTCAGCTCTCCAGAAGTGGTCCCTCCCCTACTTAAG AGCCACAGTTGGTTCCACAGAGGTGAGTGTGGCTGTGACTCCAGACGGTTATGCAGATGCAGTGCGAGGGGACCGCTTTGTAATGCCTGCTGAGCTCCGCCTGCCCCTCAGCTATGTACTGGATGTGCTGGAGGGTCAGGCCCAACACCCAGGAGTCCTCTATGTGCAGAAGCAGTGTTCCAACCTGCCCACTGAGCTGCCCCAACTGCTGTCTGATCTGGAGCCTCATGTACCCTGGGCCTCTGAGGCACTGG TGCACAAGGACCACTATGAGAACCTGTACTGTGTGGTCTCAGGGGAGAAACACTTTCTGTTACATCCCCCCAGTGACCGGCCCTTCATCCCTTACG AACTGTACACACCTGCACCCTACCAACTAACTGAAGAGGGTACCTTTAAGATGGTGGATGAAGAAGCCATGGAGAAG GTGCCCTGGATCCCACTGGACCCACTGGCTCCAGACTTGACCCAGTACCCCAGTTATAGTCAGGCACAGGCCCTTCGCTGTACTGTGAGGGCTGGTGAGCTGCTCTACCTGCCATCTCTATGGTTCCACCATGTCCAGCAGTCCCATGGCTGCATTGCTGGTGAGGACACACAGGCCACCCAAGGGAAAGCCCTGTCAAGGCCCAGTAGGGCATCTTTGGGAGAGGTTGGGGGGATTAAAAGAGGGACCCTCATGTTCAGATCTCTGTTCTCCCCACAGTGA
- the Pla2g4b gene encoding cytosolic phospholipase A2 beta: MALAKVPGTCLLTVRVLQAHGLPSKDLVTPSDCYVTLWLPTASSHRFQTRTVKNSRNPIWNQSFHFRIHSQLKNIMELKVFDQDLLTKDDPVLSVLFDVGTLQPGEFRHQNFSLSSQGEEQLEVEFQLQSLTDCVEQLISNGILVARELSCLHVQLEKTGDQKGSETRVQLVVPGACEGLQEASVGTGSFCFHFPACWEQELNIHLQNDPQEQLKVPLQTLPTDQLVRLIFPTSQEPLLRVELKKEEGPRELAVRLGCRPCAEEQAFLNRRKQVVAGALKQALQLDRDLSENEIPVVAVMATGGGIRAMTSLYGQLAALKELGLLDCVSYITGASGSTWALANLYEDPEWSQKDLAGPTELLKTQVTKSKLGVLAPSRLQWYRQELAERARLGHPTCFTNLWALINEALLHDEPCDHKLSDQREALSRGQNPLPIYCALNTKGQNLTTFEFAEWCEFSPYEVGFPKYGAFIPSELFGSEFFMGQLVKQLPESRICYLEGIWSNLYAASLQDSLYWASEPSQFWDRWAQDRASLDKEQVPHLKIEEPPTRAGRIAEFFTDLLTRRPLAQATHNFLHGLHFHKDYFHHPHFSTWKATKLDGLPNQLTPMEPHLCLLDVGYFVNTSCPPLLQPTRDVDLILSLDYNLHGAFQQLQLLGRFCQEQGIPFPPITPSPEEQHQPQECHAFSDPAQPEAPAVLHFPLVNDSFQEYSAPGVRRTPAEKAAGEVNLSPSDSPYHYTKVTYSPEDTDKLLHLTHYNICNNQEQLLEALHQAVHRRRQKQQHRPE, encoded by the exons ATGGCTCTG GCAAAGGTGCCTGGCACCTGCCTGCTCACTGTGCGTGTCCTGCAGGCCCATGGTCTGCCTTCCAAGGACTTAG TGACCCCCTCTGATTGCTATGTGACTCTGTGGCTGCCCAcggcctccagccacaggtttcaGACACGCACGGTCAAGAACAGCAGAAACCCCATCTGGAATCAGAGCTTTCACTTCCGAATCCACAGCCAGCTCAAG AATATCATGGAATTAAAAGTCTTTGACCAGGACCTGTTGACCAAAGATGACCCAGTGTTGTCAGTGCTATTTGATGTGGGGACCCTGCAGCCTGGGGAGTTTAGACACCAGAACTTCTCGCTGAGCTCACAG GGTGAGGAGCAGCTAGAAGTTGAGTTTCAACTGCAGAGTCT GACAGACTGTGTGGAGCAGCTTATCAGCAATGGCATCCTGGTG GCCCGGGAGCTCTCCTGCTTGCATGTTCAGCTGGAAAAGACTGGGGACCAGAAGG GGTCAGAGACCAGAGTTCAGCTTGTAGTTCCAGGGGCCTGTGAGGGTCTTCAGGAGGCCTCTGTGGGCACTGGCTCTTTCTGTTTCCATTTCCCAGCCTGCTGGGAGCAGGAACTGAACATCCATCTACAG AATGACCCTCAGGAACAACTGAAGGTGCCTCTACAGACCCTGCCCACTGACCAGTTGGTGAGACTCATCTTTCCCACATCACAG GAACCCTTACTGAGGGTGGAACTGAAGAAAGAAGAAGG CCCACGAGAGCTGGCCGTGCGTCTGGGCTGCAGGCCCTGTGCAGAGGAGCAGGCCTTCTTGAACAGGAGGAAGCAGGTGGTAGCTGGGGCCCTGAAGCAGGCCCTGCAGCTGGACAGAGACCTGAGTGAGAATGAG ATCCCAGTGGTAGCTGTTATGGCCACTGGCGGAGGGATCCGGGCAATGACTTCCCTATATGGGCAGCTGGCTGCCCTGAAGGAGCTGGGCCTCTTGGATTGCGTCTCTTACATCACAGGGGCCTCAGGCTCCACCTG GGCCTTGGCCAACCTCTATGAGGACCCAGAATGGTCTCAGAAGGACCTGGCAGGGCCCACCGAGTTGCTGAAGACCCAGGTGACGAAGAGCAAGCTGGGTGTGCTGGCTCCCAGCCGGCTGCAGTGGTATCGGCAGGAGCTAGCCGAGCGTGCCCGCCTGGGTCACCCAACCTGCTTCACCAACCTGTGGGCCCTCATTAATGAGGCGCTGCTGCATGATGAG CCTTGTGACCACAAACTCTCAGATCAAAGGGAAGCCCTGAGTCGTGGCCAGAATCCTCTGCCCATCTACTGTGCCCTCAACACTAAGGGGCAGAACCTGACAACCTTTGAATTTGCTG AGTGGTGCGAGTTCTCCCCATATGAGGTCGGCTTCCCCAAGTATGGGGCCTTCATCCCCTCTGAGCTCTTCGGCTCTGAATTCTTCATGGGGCAGCTGGTGAAGCAGCTCCCAGAGTCCCGCATCTGCTACCTGGAAG GTATCTGGAGCAATCTGTATGCAGCCAGCCTCCAGGACAGTTTGTACTGGGCCTCAGAGCCCAGCCAGTTCTGGGACCGCTGGGCCCAGGATCGGGCCAGCCTGG ACAAGGAGCAGGTGCCCCATCTGAAGATAGAAGAACCACCCACAAGAGCTGGCAGGATTGCTGagtttttcactgaccttctgacGAGGCGCCCACTTGCCCAGGCCACTCATAATTTCCTACATGGCCTCCATTTCCACAAGGACTATTTCCATCATCCTCACTTCTCCACCTGGAAAG CTACTAAACTGGATGGGCTCCCCAATCAGCTGACACCCATGGAGCCCCACCTTTGCCTGCTGGATGTCGGCTACTTTGTCAATACTAGCTGCCCACCCCTCCTGCAGCCCACCCGGGATGTGGACCTCATCCTGTCACTGGACTACAATCTCCATGGAGCTTTTCAG CAGCTGCAACTCTTGGGCCGGTTCTGCCAGGAGCAGGGGATCCCATTCCCACCCATCACACCCAGTCCAGAAGAACAGCACCAGCCTCAGGAGTGCCATGCCTTCTCTGACCCTGCCCAGCCTGAAGCCCCTGCTGTGCTGCACTTCCCTCTGGTCAATGACTCCTTCCAGGAATACTCAGCCCCTG GGGTGCGGCGGACACCTGCAGAGAAGGCAGCTGGGGAGGTCAACCTCTCTCCTTCTGACTCCCCATACCACTACACAAAAGTGACCTACAGCCCAGAGGACACAGACAAGCTGCTTCACCTGACACATTACAATATCTGCAACAACCAGGAGCAGCTGCTGGAGGCCCTGCACCAGGCCGTGCATCGGCGGAGACAGAAGCAGCAACACAGACCTGAGTGA